In Pseudomonas fluorescens, one genomic interval encodes:
- a CDS encoding M16 family metallopeptidase, with protein sequence MNALARRAAGLLLSTVCLPLSALAADPQPTHEFTLDNGLKVVVREDHRAPVVVSQVWYKVGSSYETPGQTGLSHALEHMMFKGSEKVGPGEASLILRDLGAEENAFTSDDFTAYYQVLARDRLGVAFELEADRMANLRLPADEFAKEIEVIKEERRLRTDDKPMSKAYERYKAMAYPASGYHTPTIGWMADLDRMKVEELRHWYQSWYVPNNATLVVVGDVTPDEVKTLAQRYFGPIAKRDVPPAKKPLELAEPGERQITLHVQTQLPSLMLGFNVPSIATAEDKRSVNALRLISALLDGGYSGRIPTQLERGEELVSGGSSSYDAYTRGDSLFTLSATPNTQKKKTMAQAEAGLWKLLEQLKTTAPSAEELERVRAQVIAGLVFERDSITSQATAIGQLETVGLSWKLMDTELADLESVTPQDIQNAAKLYFTRERLSVAHVLPLETTHE encoded by the coding sequence ATGAATGCTCTAGCCCGCCGCGCTGCAGGCCTGCTGCTCAGCACAGTCTGCCTGCCCCTTTCGGCCTTGGCGGCCGACCCGCAACCGACCCACGAATTCACCCTCGACAACGGCCTGAAGGTCGTCGTGCGCGAAGACCATCGCGCGCCGGTGGTGGTGTCGCAGGTCTGGTACAAGGTCGGTTCCAGCTACGAAACCCCGGGCCAGACCGGCCTGTCCCACGCGCTCGAGCACATGATGTTCAAGGGCAGCGAGAAAGTCGGCCCCGGCGAAGCCTCGTTGATCCTGCGCGATCTGGGCGCCGAAGAAAACGCGTTCACCAGCGACGATTTCACCGCGTATTACCAGGTGCTGGCCCGCGACCGTTTGGGCGTGGCCTTCGAACTGGAAGCCGACCGCATGGCCAATCTGCGCCTGCCGGCTGACGAGTTCGCCAAGGAAATCGAAGTCATCAAGGAAGAGCGTCGCCTGCGCACTGACGATAAGCCGATGTCCAAGGCTTACGAGCGTTACAAGGCTATGGCTTACCCGGCCAGCGGCTACCACACACCGACCATCGGCTGGATGGCGGACCTGGACCGGATGAAGGTCGAAGAGCTGCGCCACTGGTATCAGTCCTGGTATGTGCCAAACAACGCCACGCTGGTAGTGGTCGGCGACGTCACCCCCGATGAAGTGAAGACCCTCGCCCAACGCTACTTCGGGCCGATTGCCAAGCGCGACGTGCCACCGGCGAAGAAACCACTGGAACTGGCCGAACCCGGTGAGCGCCAGATCACCCTGCATGTGCAGACCCAACTTCCCAGCCTGATGCTCGGCTTTAACGTGCCAAGCATTGCCACTGCTGAAGACAAGCGCTCGGTCAACGCCCTGCGCCTGATCTCGGCGCTGCTCGACGGCGGTTACAGCGGGCGCATCCCGACGCAACTGGAGCGCGGTGAAGAGTTGGTCTCGGGCGGTTCGTCGAGCTACGACGCCTACACCCGTGGCGACAGCCTGTTCACCCTGTCGGCGACGCCGAACACGCAGAAGAAAAAGACCATGGCGCAAGCTGAAGCCGGTCTGTGGAAACTGCTGGAACAGCTGAAAACCACCGCACCGTCCGCCGAAGAACTCGAGCGCGTGCGGGCGCAAGTGATCGCCGGCCTGGTGTTCGAACGTGATTCGATCACCAGTCAGGCCACCGCCATCGGCCAACTGGAAACGGTCGGGCTGTCGTGGAAGTTGATGGACACCGAACTCGCCGATCTGGAAAGCGTGACCCCGCAAGACATCCAGAACGCCGCCAAGCTGTATTTCACCCGCGAACGTCTCAGCGTCGCCCATGTCCTGCCACTGGAGACGACTCATGAGTGA
- a CDS encoding M16 family metallopeptidase: MSERKSPRLLLGLIAIAVIGSAAFYLMPGVKTDASEALDNAKTSQKLQSLAELDGKAPASRKLDVQAWNTAEGAKVLFVEAHELPMFDMRLIFAAGSSQDGNAPGLAVLTNAMLNEGVAGKDVGAIAQGFEGLGADFGNGAYKDMALASLRSLSAADQREPALKLFSEVVGKPTFPADSFARIKNQMLAGFEYQKQNPGKLASLELMKLLYGDHPYAHSSDGNPQSVPKITLAQLREFHAKAYAAGNVVIALVGDLSRAEAEAIANQVSGALPKGPALAKIAQPQEPKASVNHIEFPSKQTNLLLAQLGIDRDDPDYAALSMGNQILGGGGFGTRLMSEVREKRGLTYGVYSGFSPMQARGPFMINLQTRAEMSEGTLKLVQDVLADYLKTGPTQKELDDAKRELAGSFPLSTASNADIVGQLGAMGFYNLPLSYLDDFMRQSQSLTVEQVKDAMNKHLSTDKLVIVSAGPTVPQKPLPAPSDKPAEQPLGVPEH; encoded by the coding sequence ATGAGTGAGCGCAAATCCCCACGCCTGTTGCTTGGTCTGATCGCCATTGCAGTGATCGGCTCCGCCGCGTTCTATCTGATGCCCGGTGTCAAAACCGACGCCAGCGAAGCACTGGACAACGCCAAGACCAGCCAGAAGCTGCAATCGCTGGCCGAACTCGACGGCAAGGCCCCGGCCAGCCGCAAGCTCGACGTGCAGGCCTGGAACACCGCCGAAGGCGCCAAGGTGCTGTTCGTCGAAGCCCATGAGCTGCCGATGTTCGACATGCGCCTGATCTTCGCCGCCGGCAGCAGTCAGGACGGCAATGCACCGGGCCTGGCAGTCCTGACCAACGCCATGCTCAACGAAGGCGTGGCCGGCAAAGACGTCGGCGCCATCGCCCAAGGCTTCGAAGGCCTCGGTGCGGATTTCGGCAACGGCGCCTACAAGGACATGGCGCTGGCTTCGCTGCGCAGTCTGAGCGCCGCCGACCAGCGCGAGCCGGCGCTGAAGCTGTTCTCCGAAGTGGTGGGCAAACCGACCTTTCCGGCCGATTCCTTTGCGCGCATCAAGAACCAGATGCTCGCCGGATTCGAGTACCAGAAACAGAATCCCGGCAAACTCGCCAGCCTTGAGCTGATGAAGCTTTTGTACGGCGATCACCCATACGCGCACTCCAGTGACGGCAACCCGCAGAGCGTGCCGAAGATCACTCTGGCGCAACTGCGTGAATTCCACGCCAAGGCCTACGCGGCCGGCAACGTGGTGATCGCACTGGTCGGTGACCTGTCGCGCGCCGAGGCCGAGGCGATTGCCAATCAGGTCTCCGGCGCCCTGCCCAAAGGCCCGGCGCTGGCGAAAATCGCCCAGCCGCAGGAACCGAAAGCCAGCGTCAATCACATCGAGTTCCCGTCGAAGCAGACCAACCTGCTGCTCGCACAGCTGGGCATCGACCGTGACGATCCGGATTACGCGGCGCTGTCGATGGGCAATCAGATCCTCGGTGGCGGCGGTTTCGGCACCCGCCTGATGAGCGAAGTGCGCGAGAAGCGTGGCCTGACCTACGGCGTGTACTCGGGTTTCAGCCCGATGCAGGCTCGCGGCCCGTTCATGATCAACCTGCAAACCCGCGCGGAAATGAGCGAAGGCACGCTGAAACTGGTGCAGGACGTGCTCGCCGATTATCTGAAGACCGGCCCGACCCAGAAAGAACTCGACGACGCCAAGCGCGAGCTGGCCGGCAGCTTCCCGCTGTCCACCGCAAGCAACGCCGATATCGTCGGCCAACTGGGCGCCATGGGCTTCTATAATCTGCCGTTGAGCTATCTGGATGACTTCATGCGTCAGTCCCAGAGCCTGACTGTCGAGCAGGTCAAAGACGCGATGAACAAACACCTGAGCACGGACAAACTGGTCATCGTCAGCGCTGGCCCGACCGTGCCGCAAAAGCCGTTACCGGCCCCATCTGATAAACCTGCCGAGCAACCGCTCGGGGTTCCGGAGCATTAA
- the rsmD gene encoding 16S rRNA (guanine(966)-N(2))-methyltransferase RsmD: MATRPKKPAQNVHNGVNQLRIIGGEWRSRKLSFPDAPGLRPTPDRVRETLFNWLAPYVAGAKVLDPFAGSGALFLEALSRGAAMGQALDASHVAVSSLKEHLGTLRCTNGQVQTADALRYLETQVATPFDLVFLDPPFNQNLLPAVCALLEERQWLAPDSWIYTESETAPSTLGLPGNWRLHREQKSGRVYYALWQRMAVN; this comes from the coding sequence ATGGCTACTCGTCCTAAAAAACCTGCGCAGAACGTTCACAACGGTGTGAACCAGCTACGCATCATCGGCGGCGAATGGCGCAGCCGCAAACTGAGCTTCCCCGATGCACCGGGCCTGCGCCCGACACCGGACCGCGTGCGCGAAACCCTGTTCAACTGGCTCGCGCCGTATGTGGCCGGGGCCAAGGTGCTGGACCCGTTCGCCGGCAGCGGCGCGCTGTTTCTTGAAGCACTGTCGCGTGGCGCAGCCATGGGTCAGGCGCTGGATGCCAGCCACGTAGCGGTATCGAGCCTGAAGGAACACCTCGGCACCCTGCGCTGCACCAACGGCCAGGTGCAGACCGCCGACGCGCTGCGTTATCTGGAAACCCAGGTCGCCACGCCGTTTGATCTGGTGTTCCTCGATCCGCCGTTCAACCAGAACCTGCTGCCGGCCGTTTGCGCCCTGCTGGAAGAGCGCCAATGGCTGGCGCCGGATTCGTGGATCTACACTGAAAGCGAGACCGCGCCTTCGACGCTGGGCCTGCCGGGCAACTGGCGCCTGCACCGCGAGCAGAAATCCGGGCGGGTGTACTACGCGTTGTGGCAACGTATGGCCGTTAACTGA
- a CDS encoding hydrolase, protein MCPLETERFTPAFGLGNPHLQTLWGPLWRKTVHLDRERERLWLDDGDFLDLDWHGPHSAEAPLVLVLHGLTGSSNSPYIAGIQAALAAQGWASVALNWRGCSGEPNLLPRSYHSGASEDLAEAIRHLRAKRPLAPLYAVGYSLGGNVLLKHLGETGSDSGVLGAVAVSVPFRLDQCADRIGKGFSKVYQAHFMREMVAYIKNKQRQFQHDGREDGLAALAALGSLENMRTFWDFDGRVTAPLHGFTDAEDYYRRASSRYFLGEIRTPTLIIQAADDPFVFPHSLPTAEELSASTRFELQAKGGHVGFVDGTLRQPGYYLERRIPQWLARVTS, encoded by the coding sequence GTGTGCCCTCTGGAAACTGAACGTTTCACCCCCGCCTTCGGCCTCGGCAATCCGCACCTGCAAACCTTGTGGGGGCCGCTGTGGCGCAAAACCGTCCACCTTGATCGCGAGCGGGAACGCCTGTGGCTGGATGACGGCGACTTCCTCGACCTCGACTGGCATGGCCCGCACAGCGCCGAGGCGCCGTTGGTGCTGGTGTTGCATGGGCTGACCGGTTCTTCCAATTCGCCTTACATCGCCGGGATTCAGGCAGCACTCGCCGCGCAAGGCTGGGCCAGTGTCGCGCTGAACTGGCGCGGTTGCTCCGGCGAACCCAACCTGCTGCCGCGCAGTTACCACTCCGGCGCCAGCGAAGACCTCGCCGAAGCCATCAGACACCTGCGCGCCAAGCGCCCGCTGGCGCCGCTGTATGCGGTCGGTTATTCCCTCGGCGGCAATGTGTTGCTCAAGCATCTGGGCGAGACCGGCAGCGACAGCGGCGTGCTCGGTGCAGTGGCGGTGTCGGTGCCGTTTCGTCTTGATCAGTGTGCAGACCGCATTGGCAAGGGATTTTCCAAGGTTTATCAGGCGCACTTCATGCGCGAGATGGTCGCCTACATCAAGAACAAGCAACGCCAGTTCCAGCATGACGGACGCGAGGATGGCCTGGCGGCTCTGGCGGCGCTCGGCTCGCTGGAGAACATGCGCACCTTCTGGGACTTCGATGGCCGGGTCACCGCGCCGCTGCACGGCTTTACCGATGCCGAGGATTACTATCGCCGGGCGTCGAGTCGCTACTTTCTCGGCGAAATCCGCACCCCGACCCTGATCATTCAGGCCGCTGACGATCCGTTCGTGTTCCCCCACAGCTTGCCGACGGCCGAAGAGCTGTCCGCCAGCACCCGGTTCGAGCTGCAGGCCAAGGGTGGGCATGTCGGGTTTGTCGATGGCACGTTGCGCCAGCCCGGTTACTACCTGGAACGGCGCATCCCGCAATGGTTGGCCCGTGTGACGTCATGA
- a CDS encoding AraC family transcriptional regulator translates to MSDQGESIRFWQTAPLAGVELLSARYIEHRFAPHVHDGYVIGMIMAGAQRYRYRGAEHLAGSGTLVLINPDELHTGHKGTEDGWLYRAFYPDTGQIVSLLEELELPTAPMPAFGATLYRDPDLVNGFCQLHRLLESPATALQQQTMWREMMMLLLQRHAAVQINGKPGKEHRAVVMAKELLHAQLAAPPSLEELAAAVNLSPFHFARVFRRATGMPPHTWLMQQRIATARGLLQHGCLPVEVAMQLGFADQSHLSRQFKQVYGVGPAAYRSARQPVSDD, encoded by the coding sequence ATGAGCGACCAGGGCGAGTCGATCCGGTTCTGGCAAACCGCACCGCTGGCCGGGGTCGAGTTGTTGTCGGCGCGCTACATCGAGCATCGCTTCGCCCCGCACGTCCACGACGGCTATGTGATCGGCATGATCATGGCCGGTGCCCAGCGTTATCGCTATCGCGGTGCCGAACACCTGGCCGGCAGCGGCACGCTGGTGCTGATCAACCCGGACGAATTGCACACCGGCCACAAGGGCACCGAGGACGGTTGGCTGTACCGGGCGTTTTATCCCGATACCGGACAGATCGTTTCCCTGCTCGAAGAACTGGAACTGCCCACCGCGCCGATGCCGGCCTTCGGCGCAACGCTCTACCGCGACCCGGATCTGGTCAACGGTTTCTGTCAGTTGCATCGCTTGCTGGAAAGCCCGGCCACCGCGCTGCAACAGCAGACGATGTGGCGCGAAATGATGATGCTGCTGTTGCAGCGGCATGCGGCGGTGCAGATCAACGGTAAACCGGGCAAGGAACACCGCGCGGTGGTGATGGCCAAGGAGTTGCTGCATGCGCAACTCGCTGCGCCGCCGTCGCTGGAAGAGCTGGCGGCCGCAGTGAATCTGTCGCCCTTCCACTTCGCCCGGGTATTCCGCCGCGCCACCGGCATGCCACCGCACACCTGGCTGATGCAGCAGCGCATCGCCACGGCCCGGGGTTTATTGCAGCACGGTTGCCTGCCGGTGGAAGTCGCCATGCAACTGGGCTTTGCCGATCAGAGTCATCTGAGCCGGCAGTTCAAGCAAGTGTATGGCGTGGGGCCGGCAGCGTATCGCAGTGCCCGACAACCTGTCAGCGACGATTAA
- a CDS encoding sulfurtransferase: MPIAQLLSPNALDARKEQPGLVILDCRFALEDPDYGQRSYAEGHIAGARFADLERDLSGKVIKGVTGRHPLPEPAALIERLQAWGINADSDVVLYDDGPGAYAARAWWLLAWLGKRDGVFILDGGLKAWHAAGLPLSLDAPSVSRGNFSGQPDMKLLLSAEQLHKRLGQPSLTLIDARALPRFKGEVEPIDPIAGHIPGAQCAAFTENLGSDGRFLPAEQLKQRFAAKLGERSPSELVAYCGSGVTACHNLFALCLAGYPLGSLYAGSWSEWINEPSRGIATGE, translated from the coding sequence ATGCCGATTGCGCAACTGCTCAGCCCGAATGCACTGGATGCCCGCAAGGAGCAGCCGGGGCTGGTGATTCTCGATTGTCGTTTTGCCCTCGAAGACCCGGACTACGGGCAGCGCAGCTATGCCGAAGGGCACATCGCCGGCGCCCGCTTCGCCGACCTTGAGCGTGACCTCAGCGGCAAGGTGATCAAAGGCGTGACCGGGCGTCACCCGCTGCCCGAACCGGCGGCATTGATCGAACGTCTGCAAGCCTGGGGCATCAATGCCGACAGCGATGTGGTTTTGTACGACGACGGCCCCGGTGCCTATGCGGCTCGCGCCTGGTGGTTGCTGGCGTGGCTGGGCAAGCGCGATGGCGTGTTCATTCTCGACGGCGGGCTGAAGGCCTGGCACGCGGCGGGTCTGCCGCTGAGTCTGGATGCGCCGTCGGTCAGCCGGGGCAACTTCAGTGGTCAGCCGGACATGAAACTGCTGCTGAGCGCCGAGCAATTGCACAAGCGCCTCGGTCAGCCGTCCCTGACCCTGATCGACGCCCGGGCCTTGCCGCGCTTCAAGGGTGAAGTGGAGCCGATCGATCCGATTGCCGGGCACATTCCCGGCGCGCAATGTGCGGCGTTTACCGAAAACCTCGGCAGCGACGGACGCTTCCTGCCAGCAGAGCAGCTCAAGCAACGCTTTGCTGCGAAACTCGGCGAGCGTTCGCCTTCGGAGCTGGTCGCTTACTGCGGCTCCGGGGTGACGGCGTGTCACAATCTGTTCGCGTTGTGCCTGGCGGGGTATCCGCTGGGTTCGTTGTATGCCGGGTCGTGGAGTGAGTGGATCAACGAGCCTTCTCGCGGGATTGCCACCGGCGAATAA
- a CDS encoding TetR/AcrR family transcriptional regulator — translation MAPRIKTSERIVQNSLELFNQQGERSISTNHIAAHMEISPGNLYYHFPNKQAIIAVLFSEYETLVDSFLRPPQGRAATVEDKRYYLKELLSAMWGYRFLHRDLEHLLDSDPDLAARYRRFSQRCVIQGMAIYEGFVAAGILKMDRVQIESLTINAWIILTSWVRFLCTTRENSNHLSEQAIKRGVYQVLVLEAGFVTDQAREEVNALFDEFYVPLAQALEEGR, via the coding sequence ATGGCCCCACGAATAAAAACCAGCGAGCGCATCGTGCAGAACAGCCTCGAACTGTTCAATCAGCAGGGCGAGCGCAGCATTAGCACCAATCACATCGCCGCCCACATGGAGATTTCTCCGGGCAATCTGTACTACCACTTCCCGAACAAGCAGGCGATCATCGCCGTGCTGTTCAGTGAGTACGAGACGCTTGTGGACAGCTTTCTGCGCCCGCCGCAGGGGCGTGCCGCCACCGTCGAAGACAAGCGCTATTACCTCAAGGAGCTGCTGTCGGCGATGTGGGGCTACCGCTTTCTGCATCGGGATCTTGAGCACCTGCTCGACAGCGACCCGGACCTGGCCGCGCGCTACCGGCGTTTCTCTCAGCGCTGCGTGATTCAGGGCATGGCGATCTACGAAGGTTTCGTCGCCGCCGGCATTCTCAAGATGGATCGGGTGCAGATCGAATCCCTGACGATCAATGCCTGGATCATCCTCACCTCGTGGGTGCGCTTTCTGTGCACCACCCGGGAAAACTCCAACCACCTCAGCGAGCAGGCCATCAAGCGTGGCGTGTATCAGGTGCTGGTGCTGGAAGCCGGATTCGTCACCGATCAGGCCCGTGAAGAGGTGAATGCCTTGTTCGACGAGTTCTACGTGCCGCTGGCCCAGGCCCTCGAGGAAGGGCGGTAA
- a CDS encoding coniferyl aldehyde dehydrogenase, translating to MTADIAYLQTLQQPLEELDRLFAAQRAAYAANPMPPADQRQQWLKALRDLLSNERQALVNAISADFSHRSADETLLAELMPSLHGIHYASRHLKGWMKSSRRKVGMAFQPASAKVVYQPLGVVGIIVPWNYPLYLAIGPLVGALAAGNRVMLKLSESTPATGQLLKTLLGRIFPEDLVCVVLGEADIGVAFSRLHFDHLLFTGATSIGKHVMRAAAENLTPVTLELGGKSPAIVSRDVPLKDAAERIAFGKTLNAGQTCVAPDYVLVPQDRVGAFVEAYRQVVNNFYPTLADNPDYTAIINERQLARLNGYVSDATSKGALLIPLFEQGQGRRMPHSLLLNVTDEMTVMQDEIFGPLLPIVPYQDLDQAFAYINQRPRPLALYYFGYDKREQNRVLHETHSGGVCLNDTLLHVAQDDMPFGGIGPSGMGHYHGHEGFLTFSKAKGVLIKQRFNAAKLIYPPYGKSIQKLIQKLFIR from the coding sequence ATGACTGCCGACATTGCTTATCTGCAAACGCTGCAACAGCCCCTGGAAGAGCTGGATCGGCTGTTCGCGGCACAGCGCGCCGCCTATGCCGCCAACCCGATGCCACCGGCAGATCAGCGCCAGCAATGGCTCAAGGCGTTGCGCGACTTGCTCAGTAATGAGCGGCAGGCGCTGGTCAATGCCATCAGCGCAGATTTCAGTCATCGCAGCGCCGATGAAACCCTGCTCGCCGAACTGATGCCCAGCCTGCACGGCATCCATTACGCCAGCCGCCACCTCAAGGGCTGGATGAAGTCGTCGCGACGCAAAGTCGGCATGGCCTTTCAGCCAGCGTCGGCGAAAGTCGTGTACCAGCCGCTTGGCGTGGTCGGCATCATCGTCCCGTGGAACTACCCGTTGTATCTGGCCATCGGCCCACTGGTCGGCGCGCTGGCGGCGGGCAACCGGGTGATGCTCAAGCTCAGCGAATCGACCCCGGCCACCGGCCAGTTGCTCAAGACCCTGCTGGGACGGATTTTCCCCGAAGATCTGGTCTGCGTGGTGCTGGGCGAGGCCGACATCGGCGTGGCGTTCTCCCGCCTGCATTTTGATCACCTGCTGTTCACCGGCGCCACCAGCATCGGCAAACACGTGATGCGCGCTGCGGCGGAAAACCTGACCCCGGTGACCCTCGAACTGGGCGGCAAGTCCCCGGCCATCGTCTCTCGCGACGTGCCGCTCAAGGACGCCGCCGAACGCATCGCCTTCGGCAAGACCCTGAACGCCGGCCAGACCTGCGTCGCCCCCGATTACGTGCTGGTGCCGCAAGACCGCGTCGGCGCGTTCGTCGAAGCCTATCGTCAGGTGGTCAACAATTTCTATCCGACCCTCGCCGACAACCCGGACTACACCGCGATCATCAACGAACGCCAACTGGCCCGGCTCAACGGTTATGTCAGCGACGCCACGAGCAAGGGCGCGCTGCTGATCCCGCTGTTCGAACAAGGCCAGGGCCGGCGCATGCCGCACAGCCTGCTGCTCAATGTCACTGACGAGATGACCGTGATGCAGGACGAAATCTTCGGCCCGTTGCTGCCGATCGTGCCATATCAGGATCTGGATCAGGCGTTTGCCTACATCAATCAGCGCCCGCGTCCTCTGGCGCTTTACTACTTCGGCTACGACAAACGCGAACAGAACCGCGTGCTGCACGAAACCCACTCCGGCGGCGTGTGCCTGAACGACACCCTGCTGCACGTGGCGCAGGACGACATGCCGTTCGGCGGCATCGGCCCATCGGGCATGGGCCATTACCACGGCCACGAAGGCTTCCTGACTTTCAGCAAGGCCAAGGGCGTACTGATCAAACAGCGCTTCAACGCCGCGAAGTTGATCTATCCGCCCTACGGCAAATCGATTCAGAAACTGATCCAGAAGCTGTTCATCCGCTAA